One genomic segment of bacterium includes these proteins:
- a CDS encoding restriction endonuclease subunit R: protein MPTKFFTNQDDNSLLKKFEGVFTHVQSIKCFDALVGYFRASGYFKIRPFLDNIPKVRILVGINVDQLIKKYHDKGQLYLESPEETKDSLLDDMIKNIQDADYDEITENGIIQFIKDLIADKIELRAHPKKTIHAKVYIFRPTVFNEYAPCEVITGSSNLTDAGLGANPESNYEFNVSLRDYEDVKFATDEFERLWEQAVPILKAEAERIRKRTYIKDDFTPFELYMKMMIEYFGKRVDYDPYNIDLLLPPKYIRLKYQSDAANQGYAIMMKHNGFILADVVGLGKTIIACMIIKKFIYENGTHTKILVVVPPAIEDNWRRTVKDFELDNHFRFITIGSLHKILDAENYHYPNPEEFDLIVVDESHKFRNDYTEMYIQLQEICKRPRIRPAENGDTRKKVILISATPLNNRPQDIENQLYLFQDRRNSTLENIRNLQEYFKPINEKYKRLAAEKWLDIKKLKSLFQKLRDDVVEPLVIRRTRADIENNQEYLEDLDTQGIIFPKVGDPIALYYNLDKNLSKLFYDTVSVITKLDENGNETDGFGYYRYRAIEHLLKQEDRNIYGDVRSISGRLSAIMRTLLVKRLESSFFAFTQSLKRFQKAIENMIQMFEDNRIFIAPDLDINKLLEEGLSYDEIEAKINDKGGNNREYNKTAFDKNFIDYLKEDKEKVDELVKKWNKVNEDPKLNEFKEQLRTEFFLPHRNISGQLVIFTESKETAEKLTEQITGIVKKNILTVSSENRKTLEPIIRENFDANLEEDKWKNDFEILITTEVLAEGINLHRSNVVVNYDVPWNSTRLMQRIGRVNRIGTRAENIYVYNYYPSAHGDEQIHLVNNALRKLQAFHTAFGEDNKIFSLLEEKGEGALFGNKIQKEESEILKYLNELRDFKKKQPKRFVEIARIPNKARCGRKVESEQQLTLIDADSGEITYPLVNTTLTYLKSENHPGIFCLITPEFNSIELNFLQAVKIFKTDETEKVIALHNQHHKQALAGLDYFISEKNQVNLQQISKRNLSPVENKAIKNIKAFVKIAPTEQKSKALIRAMDILKKGTYASKGLPKLINEFYKENENLMKKNHNKFIDQLFFEILDKYDLSANIDERADDKMNRGIVNPKIIISESFI, encoded by the coding sequence ATGCCAACAAAATTTTTTACAAACCAGGATGACAACAGCCTTCTTAAAAAATTTGAAGGTGTTTTTACTCACGTTCAGTCAATCAAATGCTTTGATGCTTTAGTCGGCTATTTCCGTGCATCAGGTTATTTTAAGATTCGTCCATTTCTTGACAATATACCTAAAGTAAGAATCCTTGTCGGAATAAATGTAGATCAACTCATCAAGAAATATCACGATAAAGGACAACTCTATCTTGAAAGTCCTGAAGAAACAAAAGATTCATTGCTTGATGATATGATAAAGAATATTCAGGATGCGGATTATGATGAAATTACAGAGAACGGAATCATTCAGTTTATTAAAGATTTAATAGCTGATAAAATTGAACTCAGAGCTCATCCTAAAAAAACAATTCACGCCAAAGTTTACATTTTCCGGCCCACCGTATTCAATGAATATGCCCCGTGTGAAGTAATAACTGGTTCATCAAATCTCACCGATGCAGGTCTTGGAGCAAATCCTGAATCCAACTATGAATTCAATGTAAGTTTACGTGATTATGAGGATGTTAAATTTGCTACAGATGAATTTGAACGTCTATGGGAACAAGCTGTACCTATTTTGAAAGCTGAAGCCGAACGGATTAGAAAACGCACATATATCAAGGATGATTTCACACCATTTGAACTTTATATGAAAATGATGATTGAGTATTTTGGTAAGCGTGTTGATTATGACCCTTATAATATTGACCTTCTCTTACCACCAAAATATATTCGCTTAAAGTATCAATCTGATGCCGCAAATCAGGGTTATGCAATTATGATGAAACATAACGGCTTTATCCTTGCAGACGTAGTGGGTCTTGGTAAAACTATCATAGCCTGTATGATTATAAAGAAGTTTATTTATGAAAATGGAACACATACAAAAATATTAGTTGTTGTTCCTCCAGCAATTGAAGATAACTGGCGTAGAACAGTTAAAGACTTTGAACTTGATAACCATTTTAGATTTATCACTATAGGCAGCTTGCACAAAATACTAGATGCTGAAAATTATCACTATCCAAATCCTGAAGAATTCGATCTAATAGTTGTTGATGAATCACATAAGTTTAGAAATGATTATACCGAAATGTACATCCAGTTACAGGAAATTTGTAAGCGCCCGCGAATAAGACCTGCTGAAAACGGTGATACCAGGAAAAAAGTTATTTTAATATCTGCCACACCTCTTAACAACAGACCTCAGGATATTGAGAATCAACTTTACTTATTTCAGGATAGAAGAAATAGCACTTTAGAAAATATTAGGAACCTGCAAGAATATTTTAAACCAATCAATGAAAAATATAAAAGGCTCGCTGCTGAAAAATGGTTGGATATTAAAAAACTTAAATCTCTGTTTCAAAAGCTTCGTGACGATGTGGTTGAACCTTTGGTAATAAGAAGAACCAGAGCGGATATTGAAAACAATCAAGAGTATTTAGAAGATCTTGATACACAGGGTATAATATTTCCCAAAGTCGGTGATCCAATTGCTCTATATTACAACCTGGATAAAAATCTCAGCAAACTATTCTATGATACAGTTTCAGTAATTACCAAACTTGATGAAAACGGAAATGAAACTGATGGCTTTGGTTATTATCGTTATAGAGCAATCGAACATTTATTAAAACAAGAGGACCGTAATATTTATGGTGATGTAAGATCAATTTCGGGTCGTTTATCAGCAATTATGAGAACGCTGCTGGTTAAGAGGCTTGAGAGTAGTTTCTTTGCATTCACTCAGTCATTAAAACGTTTCCAAAAAGCTATTGAAAATATGATTCAGATGTTCGAAGACAATCGCATTTTCATAGCTCCTGATCTGGATATAAATAAACTGCTGGAAGAAGGTTTGAGTTATGATGAGATTGAAGCTAAAATAAACGATAAAGGTGGTAACAACCGTGAGTACAATAAAACTGCATTTGATAAAAATTTTATTGACTATCTAAAAGAGGATAAAGAAAAAGTCGATGAGTTAGTTAAAAAATGGAATAAAGTTAATGAAGACCCAAAGCTTAATGAGTTCAAAGAACAGTTAAGAACAGAATTTTTCTTACCTCATAGAAATATTAGTGGTCAATTAGTGATCTTTACTGAGTCAAAGGAAACTGCAGAGAAACTGACTGAGCAGATTACAGGAATTGTCAAGAAAAATATTCTTACTGTCAGCTCCGAAAATAGGAAAACCCTTGAGCCAATTATAAGAGAGAACTTCGATGCTAACCTTGAGGAAGATAAGTGGAAGAATGATTTTGAAATACTAATTACAACAGAAGTTTTAGCAGAAGGAATCAATCTTCACAGAAGTAATGTCGTTGTTAATTATGACGTCCCCTGGAATTCTACGCGTTTGATGCAGCGCATTGGAAGAGTAAATCGTATTGGTACAAGAGCAGAAAATATTTATGTATATAACTACTATCCATCTGCTCACGGCGATGAACAGATACATCTTGTAAATAATGCTCTAAGAAAGTTGCAGGCTTTCCATACTGCTTTCGGTGAGGATAATAAAATATTCTCACTTCTTGAGGAAAAAGGAGAGGGTGCATTATTTGGCAATAAGATTCAAAAAGAGGAAAGTGAAATACTTAAATATCTTAATGAGCTTAGAGACTTTAAGAAGAAACAACCAAAAAGATTTGTTGAGATTGCCAGAATCCCAAATAAAGCAAGATGTGGTAGAAAAGTTGAATCAGAGCAACAGTTGACATTAATAGATGCAGACTCCGGCGAAATAACATATCCACTGGTTAACACTACCTTAACTTATCTGAAAAGTGAAAATCATCCTGGAATATTTTGTTTAATCACACCTGAGTTTAATTCTATAGAACTTAATTTTCTACAGGCAGTAAAGATTTTTAAGACTGATGAAACTGAAAAAGTTATTGCACTTCATAATCAACATCATAAACAGGCACTAGCTGGTCTGGATTATTTTATTTCAGAAAAGAATCAGGTAAATCTTCAGCAAATATCAAAACGTAATCTTAGC